The following proteins are encoded in a genomic region of Stutzerimonas stutzeri:
- a CDS encoding LysE family translocator: protein MIELLPFALFAFVASITPGPTNVLVLSHSVRFGLLGALPIVLGGCIGAALVVLTVGLGVGDALTTHSGLQVLMKAGGILWLSYLAWQIYSAEEPEHRSAQAPGPRFGFLASAGLQVINPKAWMMAVAVISVFARPGADRWHDVAQLSLVFFCVSLPCLAAWAVLGRGAAAFLAPRAHRVALNRGLAVLLLLSALASLLP, encoded by the coding sequence ATGATCGAACTGTTGCCCTTTGCCCTGTTCGCCTTCGTGGCCTCCATAACGCCCGGGCCAACCAACGTGCTGGTACTCAGCCACAGCGTGCGCTTCGGGTTGTTGGGTGCCTTGCCGATCGTGCTAGGCGGCTGCATCGGTGCTGCGCTGGTGGTCCTGACGGTGGGGCTAGGGGTGGGCGATGCCTTGACGACGCACAGCGGGCTGCAGGTGCTGATGAAGGCCGGCGGTATCCTCTGGCTCAGCTACCTGGCCTGGCAGATCTATTCGGCCGAGGAACCCGAGCACCGGTCGGCACAAGCGCCCGGTCCGCGTTTCGGCTTTCTGGCGTCGGCGGGGTTGCAGGTCATCAATCCCAAGGCCTGGATGATGGCCGTGGCGGTGATCAGCGTGTTCGCCCGTCCGGGTGCCGATCGCTGGCATGACGTGGCGCAGCTGTCGCTGGTGTTCTTTTGCGTTTCGTTGCCGTGTCTGGCGGCCTGGGCGGTGCTGGGGCGAGGTGCGGCGGCGTTCCTGGCGCCCCGTGCGCACCGGGTGGCGCTCAATCGAGGCCTGGCCGTGCTGCTGTTGTTGTCCGCGCTGGCCTCGCTGTTGCCGTGA
- a CDS encoding AraC family transcriptional regulator, with translation MHTDDRSWISLRQDADTGIETIRAHFEGHAYDPHWHDSYLIGFTEQGVQQFSCRGVLHQSTPGRIFLLEPGEIHDGDAPAQGGFTYSMLYLEPAWFERELRTLDDTPLVRGEPGFANTLTQRPQLLAAVAGAFQALEQRDLRIVRETALDTLLLNLSDHLRWRQQREDDPRLPRVAIRARDYLHAHFDQDIGLDELATLTGVSRFRLSRAFKAAFGLAPHAYLIQLRLAKARYLLARGQAPAEVASILGFADQSHLGRWFRRAYGLTPAHYRTRCSNLPDA, from the coding sequence ATGCACACCGATGATCGCAGCTGGATTTCCCTCCGCCAGGATGCCGATACCGGCATCGAGACCATCCGTGCCCACTTCGAGGGACACGCGTACGACCCACACTGGCACGACAGCTATCTGATCGGCTTCACCGAGCAGGGCGTCCAACAGTTCAGCTGCAGGGGTGTGCTGCACCAGAGCACGCCCGGGCGGATATTTCTTCTTGAGCCCGGCGAGATCCACGACGGTGATGCGCCTGCCCAGGGTGGTTTCACCTATTCGATGCTGTATCTGGAGCCCGCCTGGTTCGAGCGGGAGCTGCGCACGCTGGACGATACGCCGCTGGTGCGCGGTGAGCCGGGGTTCGCTAACACGCTTACGCAGCGCCCGCAGCTGCTGGCCGCGGTTGCCGGCGCGTTTCAAGCGCTGGAGCAGCGCGACCTGCGCATCGTGCGCGAGACCGCGCTGGATACGCTGCTGCTCAACCTGAGCGATCACCTCCGCTGGCGGCAGCAGCGCGAGGACGATCCGCGCCTGCCGCGCGTGGCCATACGGGCCCGCGACTATCTGCATGCGCACTTCGACCAGGATATTGGGCTGGATGAGCTCGCCACGCTGACCGGCGTCAGTCGCTTTCGCTTGTCCCGTGCATTCAAGGCGGCGTTCGGGCTCGCGCCGCATGCCTATCTCATCCAGCTGCGCCTGGCCAAGGCGCGCTACCTGCTGGCCCGCGGGCAAGCGCCCGCCGAGGTCGCCTCCATTCTCGGCTTTGCCGATCAAAGTCATCTGGGCCGTTGGTTTCGGCGTGCGTATGGGCTGACGCCGGCACACTACCGCACGCGCTGCTCGAATCTTCCAGACGCCTGA
- a CDS encoding AMP-binding protein, protein MRDYVTAASEFDYDQTVSEILSGDLSAMNACIECCDRHVASDKVALHWEGRDGQRADWTFAQLQAAAARFANLLASQGIKPGDTVAGLLPRTPELLITILGTWRVGAIYQPLFTAFGPKAVEHRIKESGAKLVVTDMANDSKLDAVEAAPRRLVVGATTDDFWTQVNRQSADFEPVLLDGEAPFLAMFTSGTTGPAKQLHVPLKAIVAFVTYMRDAVDLRPDDHFWNIADPGWAYGLYYAVTGPLAMGHSTLFYEGGFTVDSTCRVISEYGITNMAGSPTAFRLLLAARDEVEGQLKGRLRVVSSAGEPLTPEVIRWFKSGLGCTIHDHYGQTELGMVLCNHHALNHSVSIGTAGYAMPGHRVVVLDDQQRELEPGIPGMLALDRTRSPLLWFNGYVGTKTKAFVGGYYLSGDTVEMNADASISFVGRADDVITTSGYRVGPFDVESALVEHPAVIEAAVIGKPDPERTELVKAFVVLHANHPADTELAEQLQQHVRQRLSAHAYPREIEFVTELPKTPSGKIQRFLLRDREKAAQPSAAVPS, encoded by the coding sequence ATGCGCGATTACGTCACTGCGGCCAGCGAGTTCGACTACGACCAGACGGTGTCTGAAATCCTGTCGGGCGACCTGTCCGCGATGAACGCCTGCATCGAATGCTGCGACCGACATGTTGCCTCGGACAAGGTCGCGCTGCACTGGGAAGGTCGCGACGGGCAGCGGGCCGACTGGACCTTCGCGCAGCTTCAGGCAGCCGCAGCGCGCTTTGCCAATCTGCTCGCCAGCCAGGGCATCAAGCCGGGCGACACCGTCGCCGGTCTGCTGCCCCGTACTCCCGAGCTGCTCATCACCATCCTCGGTACCTGGCGCGTGGGTGCGATATACCAGCCGCTGTTCACCGCCTTCGGGCCGAAAGCCGTCGAGCACCGGATCAAGGAATCCGGCGCGAAACTGGTCGTGACCGATATGGCGAACGACAGCAAGCTGGATGCCGTCGAGGCCGCGCCGCGGCGGCTCGTGGTGGGTGCGACGACCGATGATTTCTGGACGCAGGTCAATCGCCAGTCCGCCGATTTCGAGCCGGTCCTGCTCGACGGCGAGGCGCCTTTCCTGGCCATGTTCACCTCCGGCACCACCGGCCCGGCGAAGCAGCTGCATGTACCGCTCAAGGCCATCGTGGCCTTCGTCACCTACATGCGCGATGCGGTCGACCTTCGGCCGGACGATCACTTCTGGAACATCGCCGATCCGGGCTGGGCGTATGGCTTGTATTACGCGGTCACCGGGCCCTTGGCGATGGGCCATAGCACCCTGTTCTACGAAGGCGGCTTCACGGTCGACAGCACCTGTCGCGTGATCAGCGAGTACGGCATCACCAACATGGCGGGTTCGCCGACGGCTTTCCGCCTGCTGCTTGCCGCCCGAGACGAGGTCGAAGGCCAGCTCAAGGGGCGGCTGCGTGTCGTCAGCAGCGCGGGAGAGCCCCTCACGCCGGAGGTGATCCGCTGGTTCAAGAGCGGCCTGGGCTGCACCATCCACGACCACTATGGCCAGACCGAGCTGGGCATGGTGCTGTGCAACCACCATGCGCTGAACCACAGCGTGAGTATCGGCACGGCAGGCTATGCCATGCCGGGGCATCGAGTCGTGGTGCTGGACGATCAGCAGCGCGAGCTGGAACCCGGCATACCCGGCATGCTGGCGCTGGACCGCACGCGTTCGCCGCTGCTCTGGTTCAACGGCTACGTGGGCACCAAAACCAAGGCGTTCGTGGGTGGCTACTACCTGAGCGGTGACACCGTGGAGATGAATGCCGATGCGAGCATCAGTTTCGTCGGCCGCGCCGACGATGTGATCACCACCTCCGGCTACCGCGTCGGTCCCTTCGATGTCGAGAGCGCCTTGGTCGAACACCCTGCGGTGATCGAGGCGGCCGTCATCGGCAAGCCCGATCCGGAGCGCACCGAGCTGGTGAAGGCATTCGTGGTGCTGCATGCCAATCATCCGGCTGACACGGAGCTGGCCGAGCAGCTGCAGCAGCATGTTCGCCAACGCCTGTCCGCACATGCCTATCCGCGTGAAATCGAGTTCGTCACCGAGCTGCCCAAGACGCCGAGCGGCAAGATCCAGCGCTTCCTGTTGCGCGACCGGGAGAAGGCTGCTCAGCCATCGGCCGCAGTGCCCAGTTGA
- a CDS encoding alpha/beta fold hydrolase — MTIETEDRYLSTPYGEVFTRRWRVNTGRVPIVLLHDSLGSVELWRDFPERLATASARDVIAYDRLGFGRSAEHPGGWSTRFIEEEAARYFPLVGQGLDVERFIVFGHSVGGAMAACVASQFPDRCQALITESTQAFVEDRTLQGIRQAQAAFAEPGQLDRLRRYHGDKAEWVLSAWIDTWLSEAHADWTLADSAPVVACPLLVLHGQDDEYGTVAHPQRIVEQAAGPAQMVLFEGCRHLPHREQPDAVIDAVVTFLQAVRC, encoded by the coding sequence GTGACCATCGAAACCGAAGATCGCTATCTATCCACCCCATACGGTGAGGTGTTCACGCGCCGCTGGCGGGTGAACACCGGGCGGGTCCCGATCGTCCTGCTGCACGACTCGCTCGGCAGCGTCGAGCTGTGGCGCGATTTTCCCGAGCGGCTTGCGACAGCCAGCGCACGCGACGTCATCGCCTACGATCGCCTGGGCTTCGGCCGGTCTGCCGAACATCCGGGTGGTTGGTCGACGCGTTTTATCGAGGAAGAAGCCGCACGCTACTTCCCGCTGGTCGGGCAGGGCTTGGACGTCGAGCGCTTCATTGTCTTCGGCCACAGCGTGGGCGGCGCCATGGCAGCCTGCGTAGCCTCGCAGTTTCCAGACCGTTGCCAGGCGTTGATCACCGAGTCCACCCAGGCCTTCGTGGAAGACCGGACCCTGCAGGGCATTCGCCAAGCCCAGGCTGCGTTCGCCGAGCCGGGGCAGCTGGACCGGCTGCGCCGATACCATGGCGACAAGGCCGAATGGGTGCTCTCGGCCTGGATCGACACCTGGCTGTCGGAGGCCCATGCGGATTGGACGCTGGCTGACAGTGCCCCGGTTGTCGCTTGCCCATTGCTGGTCCTTCACGGCCAGGACGACGAGTACGGCACCGTCGCGCACCCGCAACGTATCGTCGAACAGGCTGCAGGCCCCGCGCAGATGGTCCTGTTCGAGGGCTGCCGTCACCTCCCGCACCGTGAGCAGCCCGACGCCGTCATCGACGCGGTTGTCACCTTCCTCCAGGCCGTGCGTTGCTGA
- a CDS encoding VOC family protein, whose translation MSLSPFHLAIPVYDLPAARHFYGQVFGLAEGRSSEHWVDFDFYGHQLVIHEHPKTQSQAAAHTNAVDGHDVPVPHFGIILSWPEWEALAERLRSLGTEFVIEPYVRFKGQVGEQATMFLFDPCGNALEFKAFKDMGQLFAK comes from the coding sequence ATGAGCCTTTCCCCTTTCCACCTTGCGATTCCCGTTTACGACCTGCCGGCCGCCCGCCATTTCTATGGGCAGGTATTCGGGCTTGCCGAAGGACGCTCGTCCGAACATTGGGTCGATTTCGACTTCTACGGTCACCAGCTGGTGATTCATGAGCACCCCAAGACCCAGTCGCAGGCCGCCGCGCACACCAACGCGGTGGATGGCCACGATGTCCCGGTCCCTCACTTCGGTATCATCCTGAGCTGGCCGGAATGGGAGGCCTTGGCCGAACGCCTGCGGTCGCTGGGGACCGAGTTCGTCATCGAGCCCTATGTGCGCTTCAAGGGTCAGGTCGGCGAACAGGCCACCATGTTCCTCTTCGACCCCTGCGGCAACGCGCTGGAGTTCAAGGCGTTCAAGGACATGGGCCAGCTGTTCGCCAAATGA
- a CDS encoding AraC family transcriptional regulator: protein MDRLSSLLCHFGMHAGLYHSGALCGVAAFETADRVGYIHVLQQGSMTLRLADNSEVRLTEPTVMVFPRPYRHRMLADEAEGARMVCATLRFDGGVDNPLAAALPDVLLLPVAQAPILDGALTWLFDEAFASHCGREAVMGRLFELLMVQMLRHLMASQTMSSGMMAGLADLRLARAITLMHAEPERAWSVAELAAESNMSRASFAASFRAVVGQTPADYLTSWRISLAQKRLREGRPIALIADEVGYESPSALARAFRRKTGASPREWQAALTA, encoded by the coding sequence ATGGATCGTCTATCCAGCCTGCTGTGCCACTTCGGCATGCATGCGGGCCTGTATCACAGCGGCGCGCTTTGCGGCGTCGCGGCGTTCGAAACCGCCGACCGGGTCGGCTATATCCACGTGCTGCAGCAGGGCAGCATGACCTTGCGCCTGGCGGACAACAGTGAGGTCCGGCTGACCGAGCCGACGGTGATGGTGTTTCCGCGGCCCTATCGGCATCGGATGCTTGCCGATGAAGCGGAGGGCGCACGGATGGTTTGCGCAACGCTGCGTTTCGACGGCGGCGTCGACAACCCGCTGGCCGCCGCGTTGCCCGATGTACTGTTGCTGCCGGTCGCTCAAGCGCCGATCCTCGATGGCGCGCTGACCTGGCTCTTCGATGAGGCATTCGCCAGCCATTGCGGCCGCGAGGCGGTCATGGGCCGCCTGTTCGAACTGCTGATGGTGCAGATGCTGCGCCACCTGATGGCCAGCCAGACGATGAGCTCCGGCATGATGGCCGGGCTGGCGGACCTGCGGCTGGCGCGCGCTATCACCCTCATGCATGCCGAACCCGAGCGCGCCTGGTCGGTGGCCGAGCTGGCAGCCGAGTCCAACATGTCGCGGGCCAGCTTTGCCGCCAGCTTCCGCGCGGTAGTGGGGCAGACGCCAGCCGACTACCTCACCAGCTGGCGAATCAGCCTGGCGCAGAAGCGCTTGCGCGAAGGTCGCCCGATCGCGCTTATCGCCGATGAGGTCGGCTACGAAAGCCCATCGGCGCTGGCACGTGCTTTCCGCCGCAAGACCGGGGCCAGCCCCCGCGAATGGCAGGCTGCACTGACGGCGTGA
- the pgm gene encoding phosphoglucomutase (alpha-D-glucose-1,6-bisphosphate-dependent), with the protein MSLDPHAGRLPDEHTLTNIPRLISRYYSERPDPSDPAQQVAFGTSGHRGSSLKTSFNEWHILATTQAICDYRREQGITGPLFVGMDTHALSEPAFVSALEVLAANGIETRIDAGCPETNGEPGYTPTPAISNAILEYNAGRSSGLADGIVITPSHNPPADGGFKYNPTNGGPADTNVTKWIQERANALLAAGLKGVERMDYARALKAPTTQRFDFIDSYVGGLDQVIDLEAIRNSGLKFGVDPLGGAGVHYWTRIAERYGLPLEVLSTRVDPTFRFMRLDWDGKIRMDCSSPHAMAGLIENKDRFDVSFACDTDHDRHGIVARSVGLLNPNHYLAVAIEYLFTHRPEWNPGAGIGKTLVSSSMIDRVAKGIDRKVVEVPVGFKWFVDGLMDGSLGFGGEESAGASFLRKQGGAWSTDKDGLILGLLAAEITAVTGKDPGERYQTLTERFGAPVYQRIDAPANREQKAKLGKLSASQVTAGELAGQPITQILTEAPGNGAAIGGLKVVTDNGWFAARPSGTEDVYKIYAESFEGEAHLKRIQEEAKALVDGVLNG; encoded by the coding sequence ATGAGTCTCGATCCCCATGCAGGACGCCTCCCGGACGAACACACCCTGACCAACATCCCGCGGCTGATTTCGCGCTATTACAGCGAGCGGCCCGATCCATCCGATCCGGCGCAGCAAGTGGCGTTCGGTACATCCGGCCACCGCGGCTCGTCCCTGAAGACCAGCTTCAACGAATGGCACATCCTGGCCACCACCCAGGCGATCTGCGACTACCGCCGCGAGCAGGGCATCACCGGTCCGTTGTTCGTCGGCATGGATACCCATGCGCTGTCCGAGCCGGCCTTCGTCTCGGCCCTGGAAGTGCTGGCGGCCAACGGCATCGAGACGCGCATTGACGCGGGTTGCCCCGAAACCAATGGCGAGCCGGGCTACACGCCGACCCCGGCGATCTCCAACGCCATTCTCGAATACAACGCAGGTCGCAGCAGCGGTCTGGCCGATGGCATCGTCATCACGCCGTCGCACAACCCGCCCGCAGACGGCGGTTTCAAGTACAACCCCACCAACGGCGGCCCAGCCGATACCAATGTGACCAAGTGGATCCAGGAACGCGCCAATGCGCTACTGGCCGCCGGGCTCAAGGGCGTCGAGCGGATGGATTACGCCCGCGCACTCAAGGCACCGACCACCCAGCGCTTCGATTTCATCGACAGCTACGTGGGCGGGCTGGATCAGGTGATCGACCTCGAAGCGATTCGCAACTCCGGCCTGAAGTTCGGCGTCGACCCGCTGGGCGGCGCCGGTGTGCACTACTGGACGCGCATCGCCGAGCGCTACGGATTGCCGCTCGAGGTGCTCTCGACCCGAGTCGACCCGACCTTCCGCTTCATGCGTCTGGACTGGGACGGCAAGATCCGCATGGACTGCAGCTCGCCGCACGCCATGGCCGGGCTGATCGAGAACAAGGACCGCTTCGACGTGTCCTTTGCCTGCGACACCGACCATGACCGCCATGGCATCGTGGCGCGCTCGGTGGGGCTGCTCAACCCCAACCATTACCTGGCCGTGGCCATCGAATACCTGTTCACGCATCGCCCCGAGTGGAACCCTGGCGCGGGTATCGGCAAGACGTTGGTCTCGTCTTCGATGATCGATCGTGTGGCCAAGGGTATCGATCGCAAGGTGGTCGAGGTGCCCGTGGGCTTCAAGTGGTTCGTCGACGGTTTGATGGACGGCAGCCTGGGCTTCGGCGGCGAGGAATCTGCTGGCGCGTCGTTCCTGCGCAAGCAGGGCGGGGCCTGGTCCACTGACAAGGACGGCCTGATCCTCGGGCTGCTGGCGGCGGAAATCACTGCCGTGACGGGCAAGGACCCGGGCGAGCGTTACCAGACGCTGACCGAGCGCTTCGGCGCGCCGGTCTATCAGCGCATCGATGCACCGGCCAACCGGGAACAGAAGGCCAAGTTGGGCAAGCTATCGGCGTCTCAGGTTACGGCCGGGGAACTGGCCGGCCAGCCGATCACCCAGATCCTTACCGAGGCGCCGGGCAACGGTGCTGCCATCGGCGGGCTCAAAGTCGTGACCGATAACGGCTGGTTCGCCGCGCGGCCCTC
- a CDS encoding DMT family transporter, giving the protein MESRKPLDAMAVGLMLMLCLIWSSQQIVLKATAADLSPVLQIALRSGIGALLVAALMLWRRERLTVAQGMWKPGCLAGICFALEFLLVGEAVRHTSAGHVVVFVYTAPVFAALGLHWKLPNERLAPLQWFGIALAFAGIAVAFLRGANTDDGLSSVLWGDFLALLAGAAWGSTTVLIRATRLSALPATQTLLYQLAMGFVLLLPIALLIGHTTFNPTPLVWLSLGFQSVVVSFASFLLWFALLRRYLASRLGVLSFLTPLLAVALGAWLLAEPVEPGFILGAILALSGIVLVSGHGWLISIMRR; this is encoded by the coding sequence ATGGAGTCCCGTAAACCGCTCGACGCCATGGCCGTCGGCCTGATGCTCATGCTCTGCCTGATCTGGAGTAGCCAGCAGATTGTCTTGAAAGCGACCGCGGCGGATTTGTCGCCGGTGTTGCAGATCGCCCTGCGCTCCGGTATCGGCGCCCTGCTGGTCGCGGCGCTGATGCTCTGGCGCCGCGAGCGGCTCACCGTGGCCCAAGGGATGTGGAAGCCGGGGTGCCTGGCCGGCATCTGTTTTGCGCTGGAGTTCTTGCTGGTTGGCGAAGCCGTGCGGCACACCTCGGCTGGCCATGTCGTGGTGTTCGTTTACACCGCGCCGGTATTTGCCGCCCTCGGCCTGCACTGGAAGTTGCCGAACGAACGCCTGGCCCCGCTGCAGTGGTTCGGGATAGCGCTGGCATTCGCGGGCATCGCGGTGGCCTTTCTACGCGGTGCCAATACCGATGACGGTCTATCCAGCGTGCTGTGGGGCGATTTTCTCGCCCTGCTTGCCGGCGCTGCGTGGGGCTCGACCACGGTCCTGATCCGAGCCACGCGGTTGTCCGCTCTGCCCGCCACCCAGACGCTGTTGTACCAACTGGCAATGGGCTTCGTCCTGCTGCTGCCGATCGCCCTGCTGATCGGCCACACCACCTTCAATCCGACGCCGTTGGTCTGGCTGAGCCTGGGCTTCCAGTCGGTGGTTGTCTCGTTCGCCAGCTTCCTGCTCTGGTTCGCCCTGCTGCGTCGTTACCTGGCCTCGCGTCTGGGCGTGTTGTCCTTTCTCACGCCGTTGCTGGCGGTCGCGCTCGGGGCCTGGTTGCTGGCCGAGCCCGTGGAGCCGGGCTTCATCCTGGGCGCCATCCTGGCACTGAGCGGTATCGTGCTGGTCAGTGGCCACGGCTGGCTTATCTCGATCATGAGGCGCTAA
- a CDS encoding RidA family protein: protein MSQRNVVFPPGRQALYERNRYSPAIRSNGFLFVSGQVGSREDGSPEPDLEAQVRRAFDNLNAILRAADCTFDDVVDVSVFMVDPQATFETVWKVVPEYWGQAPHPTLTAVGVTWLYGFQFEIKVIAKLPEGAMA from the coding sequence ATGAGCCAACGCAACGTTGTTTTTCCACCTGGGCGCCAGGCGCTCTATGAGCGCAATCGCTATTCGCCGGCGATACGTTCCAACGGGTTCCTGTTCGTCTCCGGGCAGGTCGGCAGCCGCGAGGACGGTTCGCCTGAGCCCGACCTCGAGGCGCAGGTGCGGCGCGCCTTCGACAACCTGAATGCGATCCTGCGGGCCGCAGATTGCACCTTCGACGATGTGGTGGACGTCAGCGTGTTCATGGTCGATCCGCAGGCGACCTTCGAAACCGTCTGGAAGGTCGTCCCCGAGTATTGGGGACAGGCACCACATCCCACGCTGACTGCCGTTGGCGTTACCTGGCTGTACGGCTTCCAATTCGAGATCAAGGTGATCGCGAAGCTGCCAGAGGGTGCCATGGCCTGA
- a CDS encoding LysR family transcriptional regulator, protein MDRFDAMRAFARVVETGSFTKAAETLHMSKTTVTQLVQQLEARLRVRLLNRTTRKVGITADGTAYYERVLRLLADLDDAETSLSSAAALPRGRLRVDVPSPFARLILMPALPAFHARYPDIQLDMGVSDRTVDLIGENVDCVVRGGELTDLSLMARHVGDLRLGVYAAPSYLARAGTPAHPQQLQDTHHRIVGFLWERTGKTVPYAMHRGEESLKVLGRYVLSVDDGNAYLAAGLAGMGILWLPDYMARAHLERGELRPLFESWQLDPMPMYIAYPPNRHVSAKLRVFIDWIVELMAQHAPVMPHPAPTAKR, encoded by the coding sequence ATGGATCGTTTTGATGCGATGAGGGCCTTCGCCCGGGTGGTCGAGACCGGCAGCTTCACCAAGGCAGCCGAGACGTTGCACATGAGCAAGACCACGGTGACGCAACTGGTGCAGCAACTCGAGGCGCGGTTGCGCGTCAGGTTGCTCAACCGCACGACGCGCAAGGTCGGGATCACCGCCGACGGCACCGCCTATTACGAGCGCGTGCTCCGCCTGCTGGCGGATCTGGATGACGCCGAGACCAGTCTATCCAGCGCCGCCGCGCTTCCCCGGGGGCGCTTGCGGGTGGATGTACCGAGCCCGTTCGCCCGGCTCATCCTGATGCCAGCGCTACCCGCCTTCCATGCGCGCTACCCCGATATCCAGCTCGACATGGGCGTGAGCGATCGCACGGTCGACCTGATCGGCGAGAACGTGGATTGCGTCGTACGCGGCGGCGAGCTGACCGACCTGTCGTTGATGGCCCGGCATGTCGGCGACCTGCGGCTAGGGGTGTACGCGGCGCCGAGCTACCTGGCCCGCGCGGGCACCCCTGCTCATCCACAACAACTGCAAGATACCCATCACCGGATCGTCGGCTTTCTATGGGAGCGCACCGGCAAGACGGTCCCCTACGCCATGCATCGCGGTGAAGAGTCCCTCAAGGTCCTGGGCCGCTATGTGCTGTCGGTGGATGACGGTAATGCCTACCTCGCAGCGGGACTGGCCGGAATGGGCATTCTCTGGCTGCCGGACTACATGGCCCGCGCCCACCTGGAGCGCGGCGAGTTGCGGCCGCTGTTCGAATCCTGGCAGCTCGACCCCATGCCGATGTACATCGCGTACCCACCGAACCGGCATGTCAGTGCCAAGCTGCGTGTGTTCATTGACTGGATCGTCGAACTGATGGCGCAACATGCGCCCGTGATGCCGCACCCGGCGCCTACGGCCAAGCGGTAG
- a CDS encoding gamma-glutamylcyclotransferase family protein yields the protein MDRLFVYGSLAPGRPNAHILADVPGHWEPASVRGTLRAEGWGAAMGFPGLDLDAQGDRIEGLVFSSAQLAARWPALDAFEGDAYLRTLTAVRLASGETVEAYVYALRK from the coding sequence ATGGACAGATTGTTCGTTTATGGATCACTGGCGCCAGGACGGCCTAACGCACACATCCTCGCCGACGTGCCCGGCCACTGGGAGCCGGCCAGCGTGAGGGGAACGCTGCGCGCAGAGGGATGGGGCGCCGCGATGGGCTTTCCCGGGCTCGATCTGGACGCGCAGGGCGACAGGATCGAAGGCCTGGTCTTCAGCTCGGCGCAGCTCGCTGCACGTTGGCCCGCGCTTGATGCGTTCGAAGGCGATGCCTATCTGCGCACGCTGACCGCCGTGCGGCTTGCCAGCGGCGAAACGGTCGAGGCGTATGTCTATGCGCTCAGAAAATGA
- a CDS encoding LysR family transcriptional regulator, with amino-acid sequence MIREIKTFLAIARCGSFAGAGNQIGLTQSAVSAQIRNLEEALGLRLFDRTGRSAHLNAAGLRAVPLAEQILETFALMGQPESLAEFSGELRIGAIATVQTGLLPPVLLRLRREAPGVTPKLVPGVSLNLLSQVDAGEIDLAVMIRPPFALPKELHTERVRLEPFVLITPREVDGDDPFRLLAEQPLVRYDRGSFGGRQVSDFLRKHRLETRPGLELDELDAIVKMVESGLGVALVPRAGLWLEREPTVRVLSLGEATFHRELMLVSRHSAQQLPLQQLFRRCLSDELGE; translated from the coding sequence ATGATTCGAGAGATCAAAACCTTTCTGGCCATTGCCCGCTGCGGCAGCTTTGCCGGGGCCGGTAACCAGATCGGACTGACGCAATCGGCGGTAAGCGCCCAGATCAGGAATCTGGAGGAGGCCCTGGGCCTGCGCCTGTTCGATCGGACGGGGCGCTCGGCCCATCTGAATGCCGCAGGGTTACGCGCCGTGCCGCTCGCCGAGCAGATCCTCGAAACCTTCGCGCTGATGGGGCAGCCGGAGTCGCTAGCGGAGTTCAGTGGCGAACTGCGCATCGGTGCCATCGCTACCGTGCAAACCGGTTTGCTGCCGCCGGTGCTGCTGCGTTTGCGCCGTGAGGCTCCTGGCGTCACGCCAAAGCTGGTGCCGGGGGTTTCGTTGAACCTGCTGTCTCAGGTCGATGCGGGCGAGATCGATCTCGCCGTGATGATTCGCCCACCCTTCGCGCTGCCCAAGGAGCTGCATACCGAGCGGGTCCGGCTGGAGCCGTTCGTGTTGATCACGCCCCGCGAGGTCGACGGTGACGACCCGTTCCGGTTGCTCGCCGAACAGCCGCTGGTGCGTTATGACCGCGGTTCGTTCGGCGGCCGGCAGGTCAGCGATTTCCTGCGCAAGCACCGTCTGGAGACACGCCCCGGCCTGGAACTGGACGAGCTGGATGCCATCGTCAAGATGGTCGAAAGCGGCCTCGGCGTGGCGCTGGTGCCCCGAGCCGGGCTGTGGCTCGAGCGCGAACCGACGGTGCGGGTGCTGTCGCTCGGTGAGGCGACGTTCCATCGCGAGTTGATGCTCGTCAGCCGACACAGTGCGCAGCAACTGCCGCTGCAGCAGCTGTTCCGGCGCTGTCTGAGCGATGAGCTGGGCGAATAG